GTATACATCAGTAATAATTGGCATAATGTTAAATCTCCTTTTTCAATCAATTTATAAATATATATTCAATATGGTTTGAACATACTTTATTCCGTTTTATATTTGACTACTTAATGCTATTATAGCGATTCATCTGTGTTTCTCAAATAATTTAATGTTGAATTAATGATTCACCCGTCATATCTTCAGGTTGTTTGATGTTCAATAAATCAAGTAACGTTGGTGCTAAATCGCCAAGACGGCCTGTTTCACGTAATGTGACGCCTTCTTTTGTGACAATGACAGGCACTGGGTTAGTCGTATGTGTTGTCATCGGTTGATCGTCATCTGTTAATACTTCATCTGAGTTACCATGGTCGGCCGTAATAATCGCTTGTCCGTCCATGTCTAAGATTTTATCAACAACGTCACCTAAACATTCATCTACAGCCTCAATCGCTTTGATCGTTGGCTCTAACATTCCACTGTGGCCTACCATGTCAGGGTTGGCAAAGTTAAGGATAATCAAGTCTAACTCGCCTTTATCCAACTCTTCAAGTAATGCATCACGCACTTCGTAAGCACTCATTTCAGGTTTTAAGTCATACGTTGCAACTTTAGGCGAATTAATTAAAATACGACGTTCACCTTCGAACTCTTCATTTTGTCCACCGTTCATAAAATATGTCACGTGTGGATATTTTTCAGTTTCAGCAATACGTAATTGAACTAAACCATTGTCTTGTGCCACTTCACCAATTGTATTTTTCAAGTCTACTTTTTCAAATACAACTGCTGAATCGACTTGATCATTGTATTTTGTAAATGTCGCATAGAATAAATCATTCACGCGCTCAACTTCAAAACCGTCGAATGCTTTGCTCGTAAAGATTTCAGACATCTGGCCAGCACGGTCTGGTCTGAAGTTGTAGAAAATGACAGCATCGCCATCGTTCACACCATTGTTTTGATTTTCAACTACAAACGGTTCAACAAATTCATCAGTTAAATTGTTGTCGTAGTTTGCTTGAACACCTTCACGCGCTGATGCGTACTTCACATCACTGAATCCGCGAATCGCATCGTACGCTTTTTGTTCGCGATCCCAACGTTTATCACGGTCCATTGCATAGTAACGTCCTGATACAGATGCAAATTGACCTACACCTAATGCTTTAAATTTCTCTTCTGTTTCGTCGATATATTTTAAAGCTGATTTTTGATCAACGTCACGACCATCTAAAAATGCGTGGACATAAACTTTTGTTAAGTTTTTACGTTTCGCTAATTCTAACAACGCGAATAAATGTTTGTAATGACTGTGTACGCCACCATCAGAAAGCAAACCAAAGATGTGTAATGCACTATGATTGTTTAATGCATGGTCCATCGCTTTGTTTAAGACGTCATTATCGAAAAAGTCGCCATCTTCAATAGATTTATTGATACGAGTTAAGCTTTGGTACACAATACGTCCAGCACCAATGTTCATATGGCCCACTTCTGAATTCCCCATTTGTCCTTCAGGAAGTCCCACATCTAAACCACTTGCTTCAATTTGAGTCGTAGGATACTTCTCATAGTAGCGATCAAAGTTTGGTTTATGCGCTTGTTTAACAGCATTACCGTGTACTTCTTCTCGATTCGCAAACCCATCAAGAATAATCAGCGCTGTAGGTTTTTTTGCCATAATTATTTTGCACCTTCTAACAATTGAGTATAATCTTCTACTTTAAGTGATGCGCCACCAACTAATGCGCCATCAATATCAGTTTCAGCCATATATTCTTTAATATTGCCTGGTTTAACACTACCGCCGTATTGAATACGTGTCGCTTGTGCCACTTCATCACTTGTTAATTTCGCGATTTTTTGACGAACTGCTGCACACATTTCGTTCGCATCTTTCGCTGTTGAAGATTTACCTGTACCAATCGCCCAAATGGGTTCGTATGCGATAACAACTTGTTTAATTTGTTCATCTGATAAACCTTTTAATGCTTTTTCTACTTGTGCTTCAACGATTTCGTTCGCTTGACCACTTTCACGTTCTTCATCTGATTCACCCACACAAATGATTGGTGTCATGTTGTGGTTAAATACTGCATGTGCTTTTTTGTTAATATCTTCATCTGTTTCGTGGAATAAGTCACGACGTTCAGAGTGACCGATAACAACGTAGCTTACACCTAATGCTTCTAATGCGACTGGAGATGTTTCCCCTGTGAACGCACCACTATCTTCAAAATAAGTGTTTTGCGCACCAATTTTAAGACCTGGCGCAACATTGTCTTTTGTTAATGAAATCAGTGCATCAAGTTGAATGGTAGGCGCACAAATCACTGCCTCAACTTCATTTGTATCTGGTAATGCTGGTAACGCTTGTACAAAATCTCTTGCTTCTTGTACAGTTTTGTTCATTTTCCAGTTACCTGCGATGATTGGTTTTCTCACTATTAAACACTCCCTCTATTGTTCAATCAAATCTCATATCTAGACTTATAGATTTGAAATTGCTTTAATGCCTGGTAATTCTTTACCTTCTAAGTATTCTAATGACGCGCCGCCACCTGTAGAAATGTGCGTGAAGTCATCTTCAAAGCCAAGTTGCATTGCCGCTGCTGCAGAATCGCCACCACCGATAATTGTTGTCGCATCTTGCAGTTCAGCAATCGCCTCACAAACACCAATTGTACCTTGTGCAAAATTACTGAATTCAAACACACCCATTGGTCCATTCCATACCACTGTATGCGCACCTTTTAATTGTTCTTTGAAAAGTGCAACTGTCTCAGGACCAATATCCATTGCTTCTTGGTCTTCAGGAATGTCGTCGATAGAAACGGTTGTAATTTGTGCATCGTTTGAGAATTCTTTCGCAACTTTTGCATCAACTGGTAATACGATTTGATCGCTTGCACGTTCTAATAAATCTTTCGCGAAGTCAATTTTATCTGCTTCAAGTAATGAAAGACCGATCTCTTTGCCTTGTGCTTTTAAGAATGTGTAGGCCATACCGCCACCGATCAGCACTTTGTCAGCAATGTTTAATAGGTTTTCGATAACACCGATTTTATCAGAAACTTTCGCACCACCAAGGATAGCAACAACCGGTTTGTTTGGATTTTCAACAACGCCGCCGATAAATTTAATTTCTTTTTCCATTAAAAATCCAGCAACTGTTTCTAAATGTGTTGAAATACCAACGTTTGACGCGTGTTCACGGTGGGCTGTACCGAATGCATCATTAACAAAAATATCGCCAAGTGATGCCCAGTAACGACCTAATTCACTGTCATTTTTAGATTCTTTCTTACCGTCAACATCTTCAAAACGTGTATTTTCAAACATCAACACATCACCTGAATTTAATGCTTGGATTGCAGACTCTAATTTTTCGCCACGTGTTTCAGGAATAAATTGGACATCTTGACCTAATTTTTCTGATAAACGTTTTGCAACAGGTGCTAGTGAAAGTTTCTCTTTATCACTTTCTTCTTTCACTTTACCTAAGTGTGAGAATACGACCACTTTCCCACCTTGCTCAATGATGTACTTTAAAGTTGGCAATGCTTGAACGATACGGTTGTCGTTCGTGATTTCGCCGTCTTTCATAGGAACATTGAAATCCGCACGTACAAGAACAACCTTATCCTTTAATTCAACATTTGTGACATCCTTTTTTGCCATAAAGCATCCTCCTTGTTATCGCTCTCAATTTTAAAATAAGCGGAGAAGCGTTTGTGCTCCCCCGCCTACTATCAGCTACAAAATAGTTAGAAGCACATATTTAAGTACTTACAAACCTATTTTAATCTATATTATTTAGATTGGCTTGCTAAATATTCTAAAGTACGAACTAATTGAGCAGTGTATGACATTTCATTGTCGTACCAAGATGCAACTTTAACTAATTGACGGTCGCCAACAGTCATTACACGTGTTTGAGTTGCGTCGAATAAAGCACCGAAAGTCATACCAACAACGTCTGAAGAAACGATTTCGTCTTCAGTGTAACCGAATGATTCGTTAGTTGCTTCTTTCATGACTTTGTTAACTTCTTCAACAGAAACTTCTTTTTCTAATACTACAGTTAATTCAGTTAATGAACCTGTTGCTACAGGAACACGTTGTGCACCACCGTCTAATTTACCATCGATTTCAGGAATAACTAAACCGATTGCTTTCGCAGCACCAGTTGAGTTAGGGATGATGTTTTCAGCAGCTGCACGCGCACGACGTTTGTCACCTTTTCTGTGAGGTGCGTCTAATGTGTTTTGGTCACCAGTGTAAGCGTGAATTGTTGTCATTAAACCTTCAACGATACCGAAGTTGTCTTGTAAAGTTTTTGCAACAGGTGCTAATGAGTTTGTTGTACATGAAGCACCAGAAACAACTGTTTCAGTACCATCTAAAATTTCGTGGTTAACGTTATATACAACTGTTTTAAGGTCACCTTTAGCTGGTGCAGAAATTAATACTTTTTTCGCGCCTGCTTCGATGTGTGCTTCAGCTTTTTCTTTATCAGTGAAGAAACCAGTACATTCTAATACCACGTCGATGTCTAACTCGCCCCATGGTAAGTTTTTAGGTTCTGGTTCAGAGAATGATTTCACTTCTTTACCATTTACACGGAAACCACCGTCAATTACTTCTACTTCTTCAGTAAAACGACCTTGTGTTGAGTCATA
Above is a genomic segment from Staphylococcus delphini containing:
- the gpmI gene encoding 2,3-bisphosphoglycerate-independent phosphoglycerate mutase; translation: MAKKPTALIILDGFANREEVHGNAVKQAHKPNFDRYYEKYPTTQIEASGLDVGLPEGQMGNSEVGHMNIGAGRIVYQSLTRINKSIEDGDFFDNDVLNKAMDHALNNHSALHIFGLLSDGGVHSHYKHLFALLELAKRKNLTKVYVHAFLDGRDVDQKSALKYIDETEEKFKALGVGQFASVSGRYYAMDRDKRWDREQKAYDAIRGFSDVKYASAREGVQANYDNNLTDEFVEPFVVENQNNGVNDGDAVIFYNFRPDRAGQMSEIFTSKAFDGFEVERVNDLFYATFTKYNDQVDSAVVFEKVDLKNTIGEVAQDNGLVQLRIAETEKYPHVTYFMNGGQNEEFEGERRILINSPKVATYDLKPEMSAYEVRDALLEELDKGELDLIILNFANPDMVGHSGMLEPTIKAIEAVDECLGDVVDKILDMDGQAIITADHGNSDEVLTDDDQPMTTHTTNPVPVIVTKEGVTLRETGRLGDLAPTLLDLLNIKQPEDMTGESLIQH
- the tpiA gene encoding triose-phosphate isomerase, with amino-acid sequence MRKPIIAGNWKMNKTVQEARDFVQALPALPDTNEVEAVICAPTIQLDALISLTKDNVAPGLKIGAQNTYFEDSGAFTGETSPVALEALGVSYVVIGHSERRDLFHETDEDINKKAHAVFNHNMTPIICVGESDEERESGQANEIVEAQVEKALKGLSDEQIKQVVIAYEPIWAIGTGKSSTAKDANEMCAAVRQKIAKLTSDEVAQATRIQYGGSVKPGNIKEYMAETDIDGALVGGASLKVEDYTQLLEGAK
- a CDS encoding phosphoglycerate kinase, which encodes MAKKDVTNVELKDKVVLVRADFNVPMKDGEITNDNRIVQALPTLKYIIEQGGKVVVFSHLGKVKEESDKEKLSLAPVAKRLSEKLGQDVQFIPETRGEKLESAIQALNSGDVLMFENTRFEDVDGKKESKNDSELGRYWASLGDIFVNDAFGTAHREHASNVGISTHLETVAGFLMEKEIKFIGGVVENPNKPVVAILGGAKVSDKIGVIENLLNIADKVLIGGGMAYTFLKAQGKEIGLSLLEADKIDFAKDLLERASDQIVLPVDAKVAKEFSNDAQITTVSIDDIPEDQEAMDIGPETVALFKEQLKGAHTVVWNGPMGVFEFSNFAQGTIGVCEAIAELQDATTIIGGGDSAAAAMQLGFEDDFTHISTGGGASLEYLEGKELPGIKAISNL
- the gap gene encoding type I glyceraldehyde-3-phosphate dehydrogenase — encoded protein: MAVKVAINGFGRIGRLAFRRIQDVENIDVVAVNDLTDDDMLAHLLKYDSTQGRFTEEVEVIDGGFRVNGKEVKSFSEPEPKNLPWGELDIDVVLECTGFFTDKEKAEAHIEAGAKKVLISAPAKGDLKTVVYNVNHEILDGTETVVSGASCTTNSLAPVAKTLQDNFGIVEGLMTTIHAYTGDQNTLDAPHRKGDKRRARAAAENIIPNSTGAAKAIGLVIPEIDGKLDGGAQRVPVATGSLTELTVVLEKEVSVEEVNKVMKEATNESFGYTEDEIVSSDVVGMTFGALFDATQTRVMTVGDRQLVKVASWYDNEMSYTAQLVRTLEYLASQSK